Below is a genomic region from Terriglobia bacterium.
GCTCCCACAGTTGGCTCGGCTGCTGGATATGCGCGGCACGCCTTTGTGTCTCGCAGATGACGGACTCCAACTCCCTGTGGAGCGCCTGCTCAAACGCTTGACGTGCCAGCTTTTTCTCTGCTGGCGACCATCTCATGTCGCGGATCGTGGTGGGGCGGTCTTCCGCGCCGGACTGAGGGCTCCCCATAGTAGTGTCCCCCCGGCACATTTTATCGCTGGGGGGCGATCTCGGTCGGGCTCCCGATCTGTAACTTAGACTAAGAGCTGTTATCGCCAGTTGTTATCGCCGTGCGCGGGGGTTAAAACCGGGTTTTCAATAGTGCTGCCTGAAGCTCTTCGACGCTCTCCGCCACGCTCCGCCCTGTCGTGTCGATCACGATGTGCTCACGGTGCCACGGGTCGTACTCTCGCGAGACAACTTGTTCCCATGTTGGCAGCCTCAGTCCGCTGATGTCGGTCGTGCGCGTTTCCACCCGCTGCCGATGCCGCTGCCGATCAGAACAGGTAATCTCGACTTCAGCAACGGGCACTTGCGCCCGCCTTGCAACGGCGATCCAAGCGTCGCGCGAAAGTTGAAGGGGATTAACAGAATCCGCGATGACCGTAAGACCGAGGCGAAGATTGTCTTCGGCGACGGCATACCCGATACGATACCCCGCGTCATTAAGCGGCAGGGTAACCGTTCCGGAATCGCGGAGGGTTTGCTCAATCGAGTCAATGCGCACATGCACTGCACCGAGTCGACGAGCTAGCTCTCTGGCAAGCGTGGTCTTTCCCACGCCCGGGAGTCCTCCAATAATGAGCCAAGCCTCTCCTGGATGATATCCGTAGCAAGATCAAGGCAGCACAGTCCATTGCATTGCCCTCCAGTGCACTCAGCAAGGCCTGCCAATACGCGCTCAGACTGTGGAGGAAACTTACTCGATTCTTGGGATATCCGGAACTTGAGCTGAGCAATAACCTTGCGGAGAATTCAATGCGTCCCGTGGCTCTGGGCCGGAAGAACTGGATACACATCGGCAGTGCACAGGCGGGACCTAAGGTTGCGGCGATTCTCTCGGTCGTGGAAAGCTGCCGTAGGTTGAAACTCTCCGTGCGCGATTATCTGGCCGTGGTTCTCCCCGGGTTTGCCGATCTCCCGATCCAGCGCCTCACAGACCTTACTCCTGCTGAGTGGGTCGCGCAGCATTCATAGACTCAAGCGATGGGGTTGTTAGCGTGAGGGCGATGTCCCGACAGTTGGTTGACAATGCTCTCCTCGATTGGTGCCCGTCCACTCTGCCCAAGTCCATTCCGCAACGCTCCCGTTCAAATCCCATAGCGCACTGCGTCCGCCGCAAACGCAAGCGGGTTCCTCCTAGCTTCCTCATCGAAAACGCTTCTGATAGGTGGCTGTCATCCCTTGTTGCGATACTTCGCTGGAAAAACGGCGATGCGCAGCAGCCGGGGCTCGGCCAATGGGTGTCCGATCAACTCGTCCTTTCAACTAGGATTCGACTTCTGCCGTGAGGACATCCTCGATGGCTCTACATACCCTTGGCTATTACAACGGCGCAGCGGTTACTGAACCGTGAGATTAATCGTGGACGTGTGACTCAACGCGCCCGAAGTTGCGGTTATAACAATCGATGCGGTTCCACGATTCGCCCGATTACTGCCGCTGATGCCGCCACCGCTGCCGCAGCCGGTCGAAGCGATCAGGGATCCCAGAATGAGCGTGATCGCGAATCCAGCCAGCAGCCTGGAGTGCAGCCCTCGGCGAGATCTACCCACGCCGGCAAAAAAGCAGCAAAATAAGCCCGCACTAGCAAGCAACGTGCCCATCCCTCTGAGCCGGCCGTAGTGTTGCACTGAAGTCGAGGTCGTGGCTGTCAGTATGCTGGTCGCCGCGCCCGCGCCCGGAGTCACGGTCGGCGGATTGAAGGCGCAGGTCACGCCCGTCGGAGCCGCGCACGACAAGCTGACCGTGCCGGCAAATCCATTCGCCGGCGTAATGGTGAGCGTGAAGTTGGCCGACCCTCCCGCCGCGACCGTCGCATCTTGCGGAGTCACCGTCAGCGAGTAGTCGAGGGTGGGCTCCGCCGCGGCCGTGATCGCGCCGAACAAGCCGTGACCCTCGTTGGCGAGTCCTGCGGTGAAGTAGAGCGTGTTCGTATCGCCTGTTCCACCGGCGCCGAACACCAGCCCCCACAATGAAGCATTCGTGATAGTTGCCCCGGTCTGATCTTTCAATTGACCGAGAAAGTCTCCGGTCGCGGGATCGAACGCATTGATTGTGCCGTCTCCGAAATTACCGATCAGGATGTCGTTGCTGAACCGGCCGAAGTCCTTGCTGGCCTGTACCACGCTCCAGGGAGAATTCAGGGTGCCACCCAGAGCATACCGCTCTACAAAGTTGCCTTCCAGGTCGAAGATGTCGACGATGCCGTTTCCGGGTGCGTTTACCGGATCGTGCTTGGCAGCATCCTGCTTGGCATAAGTCACGAACACCTGATCTCCTACCTGCTGAATGTTGAACGGGGCAAAGCCAGCCGGAAGGCCCGGATCGGTGAACGATCCCGGAGGCGCAAGCGGCTCGAAGCTTAGCGTGTACGCTTCGATCGACCCGCTGTGAAAATTCGCGACCACAAGAAAGGTCGCACAACAGGCGGGACTCAGGATCGCCAATCCCTTGTACACGGCTCCAGCGGTCGAGTGATCGATGGCGAGGATCGCATTCCCCGTTCCGTTCCAGCCGGAGATGGTTCCATCTTCGGTCGCGACAAGAAACTGGCTGGGAGCGCCGCCGAGGATGAATCCGCCGGTCTGGGCGACGACCACACCGGTAGGCGTCGCCGGCGAAGCGCTGCCTCGTGGAGCGGGAATCAGAACATTGAACTGCGAGACGCCGTTCGCATCGTAAGTAGTGGCGAATCCGCTGTTGTTATCGGCAACCCAGAATGGTTGACCGGGGACAAATGCAATTCCCCAAGGATTAATCAGCCTGGGGTCGGTGTGTGCGGCCGCTCCAGCCATGTCAGAGACCAGATTCGTTTGTTGGTAGGAGTTGGTCTGTGCGACGGCACTCATGGCGCCGAGCAACAGGGCGAATCCGAGAACGGTTGCGTGAGATAAAAACCTGCGCTTCAAAGCTCCCCCCTTTTCGTCGCGCTTGTAGCAAGCGAAATGTCCTGATTGATTACTCTGGCGAACCGAGCACCCGCCGCTAAGGCGCCGCTGCCGAGGCCCGTAAGTCGCTGACAATCTGCTTCAGAGGTAGCGACGACGCTGCCGCATTACTGCGGCGCGCGAAGTACCTGCTGAGGTGTTCACGGAGCTTTATCCGCGCGCGGAACAAGCGTGCCTTCACATTGGGAATGCTCAGCCCCAGCATCTCTGCTGTGTCCGCGACGGACGCACCTTCGACGTCACGCAACAAGAAAACAACTCTGTAAGAGTGTGGCAGTGAAGCAAGGGCTCGCTGCAGGATTTCTCTGAGCTCGGTTCGACTAAAGAGCTGCTCGGGGTTGGGTTTCCAGTCAGCGACCTTGTCTGCTACAGTGCTGCCATCGTCTGCCTCTTGGTCTAGGGAAATAGTCGTTGCCCGTCGCAAGTTGCGAAGCTTCATCAGGGCGGCGTTGACCGCGATCCTGGTCAGCCAGGTCGAAAAGCGCGAGCGTTCTTCAAAGCGCTGCAAATGCTGGAATGCCTTCAGGAACGCGTCCTGCACGATATCTTCGGCATCCTCACGCGAATTCATGATGTGCATTGCGACCCGGAAAATCATGGCGGTGTAACGCTCAACCAGTTGTTCAAACGCGGTCATGTCTCCCCGTTTGGCCGCATGAACCAGCGCGAGGTCGTTGCTGGTGTCGATTTCTTGCTGTATTCTCCGGGTTGCCATAGCGAACTCCTGTCCACGATCAATCCCGCCAATGCAGCATTTCATAGCCTTGACCAGCCGGGCGTGTACGCGAAGAGCACCTACGCTTGATGCTCTCCACGTGCACAACCCAACTCCGCAGCGTTTTATTCCGCTTTGCGGTAGAAGAAGTAATCGGCCGTGTAACCCACGAGCAGTTGGTGACCCACATCGGCAGAGGACAAGCAGCCGGCATTGTCAGCCGGGGCAGATCCCCCTCGGGTATTCAAACGCTGGACGAAGGTGGTCTTGCTCAGGAATTTACCGCCCGTCGGCCCATCTTGCGTCGCCTTGGTCCCCAATAAGAGGCAGTCGATTGCACCCGTATTTGGGCAACTCGCGGGGTCGGAGCCGGCGGGGATCCCATTCACCTTAGCTGCCCACACCCTGCTGGTATCGAAGGAACTCTGCCACGTGGCGCGGGGGACCCGGTCGGCGGTGTTATCGGGGCTGAGGAAGTGCGTGATGATCTGGACGTCCTTCCCGAAGATCTTCACGAAAAGGGTGGCTTCCGGGCGAGCGGCGAGGACGGTCCAGGAAGTGCCGCCGGTGCTGGTGGGCAGGCAGATATAGCCTTGCGTACCCTGCGCGTGGCCGACCGCAAAGGCAACGTTTCCTGCCTCCGGTGTAATCTGGGAAGGAGTAGGCGGGGGCGTGACTTTCTGCGCCGCTGCGGGGATGACTGTGCCGAATGCACATGCGAGCACCAGAGCGGCTACCAACAGGCTCCGAGCTCCTTCAGTCTTGTTGGGCCTCTGACCTAGGTTGTAACTCATTTCCTTTTTCTCCATTTCTCGTTGTTATTTCAAGGTTGCGAACGGTTGAAGTTGTTAAGGCACACAACTAGTTCGAAGGCTGTTCACCGCATTGCTGTCATGCGGATCAAAATGGCCTTACATGGGACCTGTTGTTTGTGCTCTGCTAACAGTTACGTGGAAGTCGTAACTGCCCACACCAGACATAACGAGATCTCGGGAGACTTTCCTTTTTCGTGAAAGGAGAGTCATTGCGGGCGTGAAAGCGATGCACCTTGACGATCGCGTGGAACAAAAGGAATTCGTAAGCTCGCCGAAAGTCAAACGCGCGTAGTCTCCCTGCCGACACCGCGCGCGCTCGGGAATTGTTCTATCCCTAGAAGTAGTATTTGTAGGAAGGGATCAAAAGGCACGCAAAGGAGTCGGCGTTTCGCTTAGGTCGCGGTCTCTCATAGCGGAATGGCACACCATACAGGATCGCTGCGTGCTATTTCCTTCCTGGGAAACCAAAGCGTAAGTTTGCCCGTGCAGCGACCAGGTAACAACCTTGTAGCCCTCGAACGTGCGGTAGTGGAAGCTCACCTTCTTATAATCGACTTCGACTCCTCCTGAAGCGACGGCCACCGCATCGGGCGTCACTACCAGGCTCACAAGGCCTGTCTGCATCTGGTAAGCAATGTAGGCAGCGGGCTTGCTGCCGACTTGCACTAGCCGCGCGCCCTCCAGACGAAAAGGTCGCTCCTCTCCCGGGGCAGCAGGGGACGCCGGCAAAGCCAGTGAAAACGGT
It encodes:
- a CDS encoding AAA family ATPase, encoding MIGGLPGVGKTTLARELARRLGAVHVRIDSIEQTLRDSGTVTLPLNDAGYRIGYAVAEDNLRLGLTVIADSVNPLQLSRDAWIAVARRAQVPVAEVEITCSDRQRHRQRVETRTTDISGLRLPTWEQVVSREYDPWHREHIVIDTTGRSVAESVEELQAALLKTRF
- a CDS encoding transposase, whose protein sequence is MDDIRSKIKAAQSIALPSSALSKACQYALRLWRKLTRFLGYPELELSNNLAENSMRPVALGRKNWIHIGSAQAGPKVAAILSVVESCRRLKLSVRDYLAVVLPGFADLPIQRLTDLTPAEWVAQHS
- a CDS encoding TIGR03118 family protein, with amino-acid sequence MAGAAAHTDPRLINPWGIAFVPGQPFWVADNNSGFATTYDANGVSQFNVLIPAPRGSASPATPTGVVVAQTGGFILGGAPSQFLVATEDGTISGWNGTGNAILAIDHSTAGAVYKGLAILSPACCATFLVVANFHSGSIEAYTLSFEPLAPPGSFTDPGLPAGFAPFNIQQVGDQVFVTYAKQDAAKHDPVNAPGNGIVDIFDLEGNFVERYALGGTLNSPWSVVQASKDFGRFSNDILIGNFGDGTINAFDPATGDFLGQLKDQTGATITNASLWGLVFGAGGTGDTNTLYFTAGLANEGHGLFGAITAAAEPTLDYSLTVTPQDATVAAGGSANFTLTITPANGFAGTVSLSCAAPTGVTCAFNPPTVTPGAGAATSILTATTSTSVQHYGRLRGMGTLLASAGLFCCFFAGVGRSRRGLHSRLLAGFAITLILGSLIASTGCGSGGGISGSNRANRGTASIVITATSGALSHTSTINLTVQ
- a CDS encoding sigma-70 family RNA polymerase sigma factor — protein: MATRRIQQEIDTSNDLALVHAAKRGDMTAFEQLVERYTAMIFRVAMHIMNSREDAEDIVQDAFLKAFQHLQRFEERSRFSTWLTRIAVNAALMKLRNLRRATTISLDQEADDGSTVADKVADWKPNPEQLFSRTELREILQRALASLPHSYRVVFLLRDVEGASVADTAEMLGLSIPNVKARLFRARIKLREHLSRYFARRSNAAASSLPLKQIVSDLRASAAAP
- a CDS encoding DUF3455 domain-containing protein, which translates into the protein MSYNLGQRPNKTEGARSLLVAALVLACAFGTVIPAAAQKVTPPPTPSQITPEAGNVAFAVGHAQGTQGYICLPTSTGGTSWTVLAARPEATLFVKIFGKDVQIITHFLSPDNTADRVPRATWQSSFDTSRVWAAKVNGIPAGSDPASCPNTGAIDCLLLGTKATQDGPTGGKFLSKTTFVQRLNTRGGSAPADNAGCLSSADVGHQLLVGYTADYFFYRKAE